In Exiguobacterium sp. 9-2, the genomic window GAATCGTATCAAGTGTCGGCGCATACGTCGACGGACGACCAATTCCGAGTTCTTCCATCGCCCGGACAAGACGCGCTTCCGTATAACGTGGTGGTGGTTGAGTAAAGTGTTGCTTCGGTTCGATTGCTGATTGTTTCAACTCTTCCCCTTTATCAAGTGGAGGAAGTAATCCTTCCTTGACGTCGGTGACAGCCTCATCATCGGTATCTTCGATGTAAACCTTCATGAAGCCTGGGAATTTAACAGTTGATCCGTTCGCACGGAACATAACATCGTTCGAGACAAGGTCGATTTTGACGGTATCGAGAATTGCTGGCGCCATCTGACTTGCGACGAATCGTTCCCAGATCAGTTTATATAAACGGAATTGGTCACGCGATAGATACGATTTAACGAGTTGTGGTTCACGCATTGTCGAAGTCGGGCGAACCGCTTCGTGCGCATCCTGTGAGTTCGCTGATTTTTTTTCTTTGCGTTTTTCACTTGCGATGTATTCTTTTCCATACGCCTGCTCGATGAACCCGTGTGCTTCGAGGTTCGCCGATTCAGACGTCCGTGTTGAATCGGTACGCATATACGTGATCAAACCAACCGTACCTTCTTTTCCGATCTCGATTCCTTCGTATAGCTGTTGTGCGATCATCATTGTCTTCTTCGCTCGGAAATTCAGTTTACGTGCTGCTTCCTGTTGCAAAGAACTAGTCGTAAACGGTAACGCTGGATTCCGTTTCCGCTCTTTTTTCGTGACGGAATCAACTGTAAAGTTTTCTGAGAGTTGATTCAAGATTTGATCGACTTCTTCTTGCGAATGAAGTTCACGTTTCTTACCATCGACTCCGTAGAAGTTTGCTTCGAGCTTTTCACCGTTTGCATCGAGTTCGAGTTTGATCGTCCAGTATTCCTCTGGCATGAACGCATTGATTTCTTGTTCCCGGTCGATAATCATCTTAACGGCAACCGATTGTACACGTCCTGCAGATAAACCTTTTTTGATCTTCTTCCATAATAACGGACTCATGCTATAACCAACAAGGCGGTCCAAGATACGACGTGCTTGCTGTGCATCCACAAGATCATAATTGAGCTTGCGTGGTCGCTTGAACGAATCCTTGATGGCATCTTTCGTGATTTCATTGAAAACGACGCGGCACTCTGTTGATTCATCAACGCCTAATGCTTTGGCTAAATGCCATGCGATCGCTTCCCCTTCACGGTCGGGGTCGGCTGCGAGATAGATTTTTTGTGCTTTTTTCGCAGCTGTCTTGAGTTCTTTTAAGACCGGACCTTTACCACGGATCGTGATATATTTCGGTTCATAGTCATGTTCGACGTCGACTCCCATTTGGCTTTTCGGCAAGTCAATGACGTGCCCCATCGACGCTTTCACGGTATAGTTGGATCCGA contains:
- the topA gene encoding type I DNA topoisomerase, whose protein sequence is MAKYLVIVESPAKAKTIKRYLGSNYTVKASMGHVIDLPKSQMGVDVEHDYEPKYITIRGKGPVLKELKTAAKKAQKIYLAADPDREGEAIAWHLAKALGVDESTECRVVFNEITKDAIKDSFKRPRKLNYDLVDAQQARRILDRLVGYSMSPLLWKKIKKGLSAGRVQSVAVKMIIDREQEINAFMPEEYWTIKLELDANGEKLEANFYGVDGKKRELHSQEEVDQILNQLSENFTVDSVTKKERKRNPALPFTTSSLQQEAARKLNFRAKKTMMIAQQLYEGIEIGKEGTVGLITYMRTDSTRTSESANLEAHGFIEQAYGKEYIASEKRKEKKSANSQDAHEAVRPTSTMREPQLVKSYLSRDQFRLYKLIWERFVASQMAPAILDTVKIDLVSNDVMFRANGSTVKFPGFMKVYIEDTDDEAVTDVKEGLLPPLDKGEELKQSAIEPKQHFTQPPPRYTEARLVRAMEELGIGRPSTYAPTLDTIQKRGYVTLEEKKFLPTELGELVIDMISDYFQEFITVQFTADMEALLDAIEKGDMQWTEVVDPIYKSFAKRLTRAEAEIEKIEIKDEPAGEDCEVCGHPMVIKMGRYGKFMACSNFPECRNTKPIQVEIGVKCPTCGTGDIVERRSKKGRLFYGCSNYPECEFVSWDKPVEEPCPVCSSMMVQKKIKNGVKVECTSCGHHETRIDQEQEEE